Proteins encoded within one genomic window of Rhinolophus sinicus isolate RSC01 linkage group LG14, ASM3656204v1, whole genome shotgun sequence:
- the ZKSCAN8 gene encoding zinc finger protein with KRAB and SCAN domains 8 isoform X1: MAAESRKPLAPSPADRAPEEDLVIVKVEEDHGWTPELSRHGKHPADQELSRLRFRQLCYQEAPGPREALAQLRDLCHQWLRPDLHSKEQMVELLVLEQFLSILPGELQALVKEHQLESGEEVVTLLEDLDRQIDILGRPVPARAHGHRVLWKEVAHSESAPDAQLQPVAAQHALPGLLGPRDRALSTSPSPTPSQKGSPGDQMTATLLTAGFQTLEKIEDMAVSLIREEWLLDPSQKDLRRDNRTENYRNMFSLGGETRSENRELASKQVAPAGVQPHGETAARCNGDVTGALEHGEARDLLGSRVERQRANATQERRHKCDECGKSFAQSSGLVRHWRIHTGEKPYQCNVCGKAFSYRSALLSHQDIHNKVKRYHCKECGKAFSQNTGLILHQRIHTGEKPYQCSQCGKAFSQSAGLILHQRIHSGERPYECTECGKAFSHSSHLIGHQRIHTGEKPYECDECGKTFRRSSHLIGHQRSHTGEKPYKCNECGRAFSQKSGLIEHQRIHTGERPYKCKECGKAFNGNTGLIQHLRIHTGEKPYQCNECGKAFIQRSSLIRHQRVHSGEKSESTGV, translated from the exons ATGGCTGCTGAGTCGAGAAAGCCTTTAGCCCCATCCCCAGCAGACCGGGCTCCTGAAGAGGACCTTGTGATCGTCAAGGTAGAGGAAGATCACGGCTGGACCCCGGAGCTTAGTCGGCATGGGAAGCATCCCGCTGACCAAGAGCTGTCCCGCCTGCGCTTCCGGCAGCTCTGCTACCAGGAGGCGCCGGGGCCCCGCGAGGCTCTGGCCCAGCTCCGGGACCTCTGTCATCAGTGGCTGCGGCCCGATTTGCACAGCAAGGAGCAGATGGTGGAGCTGCTGGTGCTGGAGCAGTTCCTGAGCATCCTGCCCGGGGAGCTCCAGGCCCTGGTTAAGGAGCATCAGCTGGAGAGCGGGGAGGAGGTGGTGACCCTCCTGGAGGACCTGGACAGGCAGATTGATATACTAGGACGGCCA GTCCCCGCTCGTGCACATGGACACAGGGTCCTCTGGAAGGAGGTGGCGCACTCAGAGTCGGCACCAGATGCTCAGCTGCAGCCTGTGGCGGCCCAGCATGCACTTCCAGGCCTCCTGGGGCCACGTGACAGAG CTCTATCCACTTCTCCGAGTCCCACCCCTTCCCAGAAAGGAAGTCCTGGAGACCAGATGACAGCTACACTTCTAACAGCAGGGTTCCAG ACTCTGGAGAAGATCGAAGACATGGCTGTGTCCCTAATTCGAGAGGAGTGGCTTCTTGATCCATCACAGAAGGATCTGAGGAGAGATAACAGGACAGAGAATTACAGAAACATGTTCTCCCTGG gtggTGAAACCAGAAGTGAGAACAGGGAATTAGCTTCAAAACAGGTAGCACCTGCCGGAGTCCAGCCACATGGAGAGACAGCTGCCAGATGCAATGGGGATGTTACCGGGGCTCTTGAGCATGGAGAAGCCCGAGACCTTCTGGGCAGCAGAGTAGAGAGGCAGCGGGCAAATGCCACCCAAGAGAGACGACATAAATGTGACGAATGTGGGAAGAGCTTTGCTCAGAGCTCAGGCCTTGTCCGCCACTGGAGAATCCACACCGGGGAGAAGCCCTATCAGTGTAATGTGTGCGGGAAAGCCTTCAGTTACAGGTCAGCCCTTCTCTCCCATCAGGATATCCACAACAAAGTCAAGCGCTATCACTGTAAGGAGTGCGGGAAGGCCTTCAGTCAGAACACAGGCCTGATCCTGCACCAGCGCatccacactggggagaagccctaCCAGTGCAGTCAGTGCGGGAAGGCCTTCAGTCAGAGCGCGGGCCTGATCCTGCACCAGCGCATCCACAGTGGGGAGAGGCCGTATGAGTGCActgagtgtgggaaagccttcagtcaCAGCTCTCACCTCATTGGCCATCAGAGGatccacactggggagaagccctatgAGTGTGATGAGTGTGGGAAAACCTTCAGGCGGAGCTCACACCTCATTGGCCATCAGAGGAGccacactggggagaagccctaCAAGTGCAATGAGTGTGGGAGAGCCTTTAGTCAGAAGTCAGGCCTGATTGAAcaccagagaattcacactgggGAGAGACCCtacaaatgtaaagaatgtgggaagGCTTTCAATGGGAACACTGGCCTCATTCAGCATCTGAGAATCCACACAGGGGAGAAGCCCTATCAGTGTAAtgagtgtgggaaggccttcatTCAGAGGTCAAGTCTCATTCGACATCAGAGAGTCCACAGTGGAGAAAAATCTGAATCCACAGGAGTTTAG
- the ZKSCAN8 gene encoding zinc finger protein with KRAB and SCAN domains 8 isoform X2 → MAAESRKPLAPSPADRAPEEDLVIVKVEEDHGWTPELSRHGKHPADQELSRLRFRQLCYQEAPGPREALAQLRDLCHQWLRPDLHSKEQMVELLVLEQFLSILPGELQALVKEHQLESGEEVVTLLEDLDRQIDILGRPVPARAHGHRVLWKEVAHSESAPDAQLQPVAAQHALPGLLGPRDRALSTSPSPTPSQKGSPGDQMTATLLTAGFQTLEKIEDMAVSLIREEWLLDPSQKDLRRDNRTENYRNMFSLGGETRSENRELASKQVAPAGVQPHGETAARCNGDVTGALEHGEARDLLGSRVERQRANATQERRHKCDECGKSFAQSSGLVRHWRIHTGEKPYQCNVCGKAFSYRSALLSHQDIHNKVKRYHCKECGKAFSQNTGLILHQRIHTGEKPYQCSQCGKAFSQSAGLILHQRIHSGERPYECTECGKAFSHSSHLIGHQRIHTGEKPYECDECGKTFRRSSHLIGHQRSHTGEKPYKCNECGRAFSQKSGLIEHQRIHTGERPYKCKECGKAFNGNTGLIQHLRIHTGEKPYQCNECGKAFIQRSSLIRHQRVHSGEKSFTCGECGKKFAQSSGLVRHQRTHTGEKPYECDHCGKAFSERSTLTVHERIHTGEKPYTCNECRKAFSVRAHLIIHQRIHNGEKPYECNECGKAFSVSSDLIKHQRIHSGEKPYECDACGKAFSVSSALIKHQRIHTGEKPYECKECGKAFSVNSALINHQRVHSGEKPYECGECRKAFSQIATLIHHQRIHTGEKPYECATCGKAFRGSSNLTKHQKIHAKKCPQ, encoded by the exons ATGGCTGCTGAGTCGAGAAAGCCTTTAGCCCCATCCCCAGCAGACCGGGCTCCTGAAGAGGACCTTGTGATCGTCAAGGTAGAGGAAGATCACGGCTGGACCCCGGAGCTTAGTCGGCATGGGAAGCATCCCGCTGACCAAGAGCTGTCCCGCCTGCGCTTCCGGCAGCTCTGCTACCAGGAGGCGCCGGGGCCCCGCGAGGCTCTGGCCCAGCTCCGGGACCTCTGTCATCAGTGGCTGCGGCCCGATTTGCACAGCAAGGAGCAGATGGTGGAGCTGCTGGTGCTGGAGCAGTTCCTGAGCATCCTGCCCGGGGAGCTCCAGGCCCTGGTTAAGGAGCATCAGCTGGAGAGCGGGGAGGAGGTGGTGACCCTCCTGGAGGACCTGGACAGGCAGATTGATATACTAGGACGGCCA GTCCCCGCTCGTGCACATGGACACAGGGTCCTCTGGAAGGAGGTGGCGCACTCAGAGTCGGCACCAGATGCTCAGCTGCAGCCTGTGGCGGCCCAGCATGCACTTCCAGGCCTCCTGGGGCCACGTGACAGAG CTCTATCCACTTCTCCGAGTCCCACCCCTTCCCAGAAAGGAAGTCCTGGAGACCAGATGACAGCTACACTTCTAACAGCAGGGTTCCAG ACTCTGGAGAAGATCGAAGACATGGCTGTGTCCCTAATTCGAGAGGAGTGGCTTCTTGATCCATCACAGAAGGATCTGAGGAGAGATAACAGGACAGAGAATTACAGAAACATGTTCTCCCTGG gtggTGAAACCAGAAGTGAGAACAGGGAATTAGCTTCAAAACAGGTAGCACCTGCCGGAGTCCAGCCACATGGAGAGACAGCTGCCAGATGCAATGGGGATGTTACCGGGGCTCTTGAGCATGGAGAAGCCCGAGACCTTCTGGGCAGCAGAGTAGAGAGGCAGCGGGCAAATGCCACCCAAGAGAGACGACATAAATGTGACGAATGTGGGAAGAGCTTTGCTCAGAGCTCAGGCCTTGTCCGCCACTGGAGAATCCACACCGGGGAGAAGCCCTATCAGTGTAATGTGTGCGGGAAAGCCTTCAGTTACAGGTCAGCCCTTCTCTCCCATCAGGATATCCACAACAAAGTCAAGCGCTATCACTGTAAGGAGTGCGGGAAGGCCTTCAGTCAGAACACAGGCCTGATCCTGCACCAGCGCatccacactggggagaagccctaCCAGTGCAGTCAGTGCGGGAAGGCCTTCAGTCAGAGCGCGGGCCTGATCCTGCACCAGCGCATCCACAGTGGGGAGAGGCCGTATGAGTGCActgagtgtgggaaagccttcagtcaCAGCTCTCACCTCATTGGCCATCAGAGGatccacactggggagaagccctatgAGTGTGATGAGTGTGGGAAAACCTTCAGGCGGAGCTCACACCTCATTGGCCATCAGAGGAGccacactggggagaagccctaCAAGTGCAATGAGTGTGGGAGAGCCTTTAGTCAGAAGTCAGGCCTGATTGAAcaccagagaattcacactgggGAGAGACCCtacaaatgtaaagaatgtgggaagGCTTTCAATGGGAACACTGGCCTCATTCAGCATCTGAGAATCCACACAGGGGAGAAGCCCTATCAGTGTAAtgagtgtgggaaggccttcatTCAGAGGTCAAGTCTCATTCGACATCAGAGAGTCCACAGTGGAGAAAAATC GTTTACCTGCGGTGAGTGTGGAAAGAAGTTTGCCCAGAGCTCAGGCCTTGTTCGACATCAGAGGacccacactggagagaaaccctatgagtgTGATCActgtggaaaagccttcagtgAGCGCTCCACCCTCACTGTGCATGAAAGAATCCACACTGGCGAGAAGCCCTATACTTGTAATGAGTGTAGGAAAGCCTTCAGTGTGAGGGCACACCTGATCATACATCAGAGAATCCACaatggagagaaaccctatgagtgTAATGAATGTGGCAAAGCCTTTAGTGTGAGCTCGGACCTTATCAAACATCAGAGAATCCACTCTGGTGAGAAACCTTACGAGTGCGACgcgtgtgggaaagccttcagtgtGAGCTCAGCCCTCATCAAACATCAGAGAAtccacacaggagagaagccATACGAGTGTAAGGAGTGTGGGAAGGCTTTCTCTGTGAACTCAGCCCTCATTAACCACCAGAGGGTTCACTCTGGAGAAAAACCCTACGAGTGTGGAGAATGCAGGAAAGCATTTAGCCAGATCGCAACCCTGATCCATCACCAGAGAATCCACACAGGCGAGAAGCCGTACGAGTGTGCCACATGTGGCAAAGCCTTCCGTGGGAGTTCTAATCTTACTAAACACCAGAAAATTCATGCCAAGAAGTGTCCTCAGTGA